From a region of the Georgenia yuyongxinii genome:
- a CDS encoding SDR family NAD(P)-dependent oxidoreductase, with the protein MTSAAPGRTVLVTGGAGGLGRAFALGFADPGTKVAVADVNLAGAEETAALLRERGAAALAVEVDVTSTASTEAMATQVAAFGDGGLDVLINNAAIYAGITRSPFEEIDPDEWDRVMAVNLKGPWLCARACSPHLRAGGAVINISSATVYSGSEQWMHYVASKGGVIALTRVMAKELGRRGIRVNAIAPGFTLTEASYALMEDAASYGVDRAALKRPAQPDDVVGAARFLASPDSSYMSGQTLVVDGGRQFI; encoded by the coding sequence GTGACCTCAGCAGCACCCGGCAGGACCGTGCTCGTCACGGGCGGGGCCGGCGGGCTCGGGCGCGCGTTCGCGCTCGGGTTCGCCGACCCCGGCACCAAGGTGGCGGTCGCCGACGTCAACCTCGCCGGCGCCGAGGAGACCGCGGCGCTCCTGCGCGAGCGGGGGGCCGCGGCCCTCGCCGTCGAGGTCGACGTCACCTCCACGGCCTCCACCGAGGCGATGGCCACCCAGGTGGCCGCGTTCGGCGACGGCGGCCTCGACGTGCTCATCAACAACGCCGCCATCTACGCCGGCATCACCCGCAGCCCCTTCGAGGAGATCGACCCGGACGAGTGGGACCGCGTCATGGCGGTCAACCTCAAGGGCCCGTGGCTGTGCGCCCGGGCGTGCAGCCCGCACCTGCGCGCGGGCGGGGCGGTCATCAACATCTCCTCGGCCACCGTCTACAGCGGCTCGGAGCAGTGGATGCACTACGTGGCCTCCAAGGGCGGGGTCATCGCCCTGACCCGGGTGATGGCCAAGGAGCTGGGCCGGCGCGGGATCCGCGTCAACGCCATCGCCCCCGGCTTCACCCTCACCGAGGCCAGCTACGCGCTCATGGAGGACGCCGCCAGCTACGGCGTCGACCGCGCCGCCCTCAAGCGCCCCGCCCAGCCGGACGACGTCGTGGGGGCCGCCCGGTTCCTCGCCTCGCCGGACAGCTCGTACATGAGCGGGCAGACCCTCGTGGTCGACGGCGGACGCCAGTTCATCTAG